A stretch of the Ciona intestinalis unplaced genomic scaffold, KH HT000184.2, whole genome shotgun sequence genome encodes the following:
- the LOC100176488 gene encoding T-complex protein 1 subunit delta has product MAPMKMARRPTGKKAQFQDKEKPTQIRESNIQAAKAVADSVRTSLGPKGMDKMIQDEKGDVTITNDGATILKQMKVLHPAARMLVELSKAQDVEAGDGTTSVVVIAGSLLNAASKLLGRGIHPTVISDAFQKCSAKAVEVLTNMAKPIELSDRSLLLTSANTSLNSKVVSQYAGILGPMSVDAVLKVVDSSNPNNVDLRNIRVIPKLGGTVEDTEMIDGLILSQKTASGAGGGLRRVEKAKIGLIQFCLSPPKTDMENQVILSDYTQMDRVLREERQYTLNLVKQIKKAGCNVLFIQKSILRDALSDLALHFLNKMKILVVKDVEREDIEFVCKSTGCKPIASIDHFTSEMLASAELVEEVNVGTGRIVKVTGCSAASNTVSILVRGSNKLVLHEAERSIHDALCVIRCLVKKRFIIAGGGAPETELAVQLLQYAQTLSGMEAYCFQAYAEALEVVPYTLSENAGLNPIATVTELRNRHANGDSGCGINVRRGGISDMAQENVLQPLLVSTSAIELATETVRSILKIDDIVNTRGH; this is encoded by the exons ATGGCACCTATGAAAATGGCCAGACGGCCCACCGGCAAGAAGGCTCAGTTCCAAGACAAGGAAAAGCCGACTCAGATCCGTGAGAGCAATATTCAAGCTGCTAAAGCCGTTGCTGACTCTGTTAGAACCAGTTTGGGACCAAAAGGCATGGATAAAATGATCCAGGACGAAAAGGGTGATGTTACAATTACTAATGATGGAGCTACTATTCTCAAGCAGATGAAAGTGCTTCACCCAGCCGCCAGAATGTTGGTTGAATTGTCTAAAGCCCAGGATGTAGAAGCAGGAGATGGCACAACTTCAGTTGTCGTTATTGCTGGAAGTCTTTTAAATGCGGCATCGAAACTTCTTGGCAGAGGTATCCACCCCACTGTCATTTCAGACGCATTTCAGAAATGTTCAGCAAAAGCTGTAGAAGTTTTAACCAACATGGCAAAGCCAATAGAGCTTAGTGACAGATCTCTTTTGCTAACAAGTGCAAACACTTCTTTGAATTCAAAGGTTGTTTCACAGTATGCTGGCATTCTGGGACCAATGTCTGTTGATGCAGTGCTGAAG GTTGTTGATTCTTCAAACCCAAACAACGTTGATCTTCGCAATATTCGTGTGATTCCAAAGCTAGGTGGTACTGTGGAAGACACAGAAATGATTGATGGACTGATCTTGAGTCAGAAGACCGCATCCGGAGCTGGAGGCGGACTTCGTCGCGTGGAGAAAGCTAAAATTGGACTCATTCAATTCTGTCTATCTCCCCCCAAGACAGATATGGAGAATCAAGTTATTTTGTCTGATTACACTCAAATGGATCGCGTTCTTCGTGAAGAACGGCAGTATACTCTCAATCTGGTAAAGCAGATCAAGAAGGCTGGATGCAATGTTCTGTTCATCCAGAAATCGATCCTCCGTGATGCTCTCAGTGATCTTGCTCTTCATTTTCTTAACAAGATGAAGATTCTTGTAGTGAAAGATGTAGAGAGGGAAGATATTGAGTTTGTGTGTAAGAGCACCGGCTGCAAACCTATTGCAAGTATTGATCACTTCACATCTGAGATGTTGGCTTCAGCTGAGTTGGTTGAAGAAGTCAATGTTGGAACTGGAAGAATTGTGAAG GTAACTGGTTGCAGTGCCGCCAGTAACACAGTTTCAATTCTTGTTCGTGGGTCAAACAAACTTGTTCTTCATGAAGCTGAACGTTCAATCCATGATGCTCTATGCGTCATCAGATGTTTGGTAAAGAAGAGGTTTATCATTGCAGGAGGTGGGGCACCTGAGACAGAACTTGCTGTGCAGCTGCTTCAATATGCACAGACACTTAGTGGGATGGAGGCTTATTGCTTCCAG GCTTATGCTGAAGCTTTAGAGGTTGTCCCTTACACTCTGTCTGAGAATGCTGGTCTTAACCCAATTGCTACGGTTACTGAGTTACGTAATCGTCATGCTAACGGTGACAGCGGATGTGGAATCAATGTAAGAAGAGGAGGAATCTCTGACATGGCTCAGGAGAATGTTCTCCAACCTCTTCTGGTCTCCACCAGCGCCATAGAGCTTGCTACGGAGACGGTCCGCAGCATCCTGAAGATTGATGACATCGTCAATACACGAGGCCATTGA